Proteins encoded in a region of the Drosophila gunungcola strain Sukarami chromosome 3L unlocalized genomic scaffold, Dgunungcola_SK_2 000005F, whole genome shotgun sequence genome:
- the LOC128259323 gene encoding sodium-coupled monocarboxylate transporter 1, with the protein MFATQDTILKLLTLCALAHSITALALQEKAEKAGPDPSHKYLIVRGETPSGASGSQEHVEFDNAATLLLRAFKNQQIPASKDLEECSAPSHKATFSGYDYVILLGMLIISLGIGIFYGFFQKGGSNSSNEFLLGSEMNIFPVTLSLTTSFITAIELLGNPSEMYFQGTQFVLIVIPMVLVIPVAVKIFYPIYFKMELTSCYEYLGIRFGKEIRILGAVLYVIQMCFYTAVAVLAPAIALSKATGLDTKIAVILIYVVCVFYSSQGGMKAVVIADSFQAAVLAVSLVLIVGLGSFYSGTPIQVFQTAAEHNRLEFFNMDPSPTTRHTVWSVVIGGFFYWTSLFCTNQASVQKCMSLKSLRLAKIALGFAIIGLIAVFLLNFYTGLMVFTHYADCDPLTAGRISATDQLLPYYVINTYEHIYSVAGIFVAGIFAASLGTVASALNSLSAVTCEDLLVNGMNIKISPEKGATYAKWMSLGYGIASFGLVFIVEHLGGVLQATLTLNGLIGGVTLGLFVLGIACKQANTKGAFYGGLLSLALVIFVGVVAQIVSVEQPALPTSIDNCDCNVNLTNIIGNLLTEPVEIIEEGGFTTWPIFRLSYMWYSMIGCLLTVFLGWLISLIIDFVQRRNVLKITGKGIDNPAVSEEIFKSDSQVQYTTTSCVTTTTAVEPDPRDIKTSSGEGHVNHAIRIDDE; encoded by the exons ATGTTTGCCACTCAGGATACCATTTTAAAGCTGCTGACATTGTGTGCCCTGGCACATTCTATTACCGCCTTGGCGCTGCAGgaaaaagcagaaaaagcTGGTCCTGATCCCAGTCACAAGTATTTGATAGTGCGCGGGGAGACTCCGAGTGGTGCTTCGGGTTCGCAGGAGCATGTGGAGTTCGATAATGCCGCCACTTTGCTCCTTAGAGCCTTTAAAAACCAACAGATTCCGGCTTCAAAGGATTTGGAGGAGTGCAGTGCTCCCAGTCACAAGGCCACCTTTTCGGGTTATGACTATGTCATCCTGCTGGGCATGCTGATTATATCCCTGGGCATTGGCATCTTCTATGGCTTCTTCCAGAAGGGAGGGTCCAACTCCTCCAATGAGTTCCTCCTCGGCTCCGAAATGAACATCTTCCCAGTCACGCTGAGTTTAACCACCAGTTTCATCACGGCCATTGAGCTACTGGGCAATCCCTCCGAGATGTACTTCCAAGGCACTCAGTTTGTGCTCATCGTTATACCCATGGTTTTGGTTATCCCTGTGGCCGTGAAGATCTTCTATCCGATTTACTTCAAAATGGAGCTCACCAGTTGCTACGAATATCTGGGTATTCGGTTTGGCAAGGAAATTAGGATACTCGGTGCTGTACTCTACGTCATTCAG ATGTGCTTCTATACGGCGGTGGCTGTTTTAGCTCCGGCAATCGCTCTTTCCAAGGCCACGGGTCTGGACACCAAGATCGCCGTGATCCTGATCTATGTGGTCTGCGTGTTCTACTCATCTCAGGGTGGCATGAAGGCTGTCGTCATAGCGGATTCATTTCAG GCTGCTGTCCTGGCTGTATCCTTGGTGCTGATCGTGGGTTTGGGCAGTTTTTACAGTGGCACTCCCATTCAGGTCTTTCAGACTGCTGCCGAACACAATCGTTTGGAGTTTTTTAA CATGGATCCCAGTCCTACGACTCGTCACACTGTTTGGTCGGTGGTTATTGGAGGCTTCTTCTACTGGACATCCTTGTTTTGCACCAATCAGGCCTCCGTTCAGAAATGCATGTCCTTGAAGTCCTTGAGGCTGGCGAAGATTGCCCTGGGATTTGCCATTATTGGCTTGATTGCGGTGTTTCTGCTAAATTTCTACACTGGTCTGATGGTCTTCACCCACTATGCGGACTGTGATCCTTTGACAGCGGGACGTATTTCGGCCACGGATCAGCTATTGCCCTACTATGTGATCAATACCTATGAGCACATTTACTCAGTGGCAGGAATCTTTGTGGCTGGCATCTTTGCAGCCAGTTTAGG aACTGTGGCCTCTGCCTTGAACTCCCTATCCGCTGTGACCTGCGAGGATCTCTTGGTCAATGGCATGAACATCAAAATCTCACCCGAAAAGGGAGCCACCTATGCCAAATGGATGTCCTTGGGCTATGGCATTGCATCGTTTGGCTTGGTTTTCATCGTGGAGCATTTGGGAGGCGTCCTGCAGGCCACTTTGACCTTAAATGGTCTTATTGGTGGTGTAACCTTGGGTCTTTTTGTCCTGGGAATCGCCTGCAAACAGGCTAATACTAAGGGGGCTTTCTACGGAGGATTATTATCCCTGGCCCTGGTCATTTTCGTGGGTGTGGTGGCTCAAATTGTCAGTGTGGAACAGCCAGCGTTGCCCACCTCCATCGACAACTGCGATTGCAATGTCAACTTGACCAACATCATTGGAAATCTACTCACAGAACCTGTGGAAATCATTGAGGAGGGAGGTTTCAC aacGTGGCCCATTTTCCGACTGAGCTACATGTGGTACAGCATGATCGGATGTCTGCTCACCGTTTTTCTGGGCTGGCTAATTTCCCTGATAATTGACTTTGTCCAGCGACGAAATGTGCTGAAGATCACCGGCAAGGGCATCGACAATCCCGCCGTTTCCGAGGAGATCTTCAAGAGCGACTCGCAGGTGCAGTACACCACCACGAGCTGTGTGACCACCACCACGGCGGTGGAGCCTGATCCCCGAGACATCAAGACATCAAGTGGCGAGGGCCATGTGAACCATGCCATTCGCATCGACGACGAATAG